A stretch of the Lolium perenne isolate Kyuss_39 chromosome 3, Kyuss_2.0, whole genome shotgun sequence genome encodes the following:
- the LOC127341194 gene encoding uncharacterized protein, with the protein MLMLMDTTDPSYWLNWKFLLCATWVYSCMALACYLIWKYEGPSSPAGNGDRVDAEEAQPRVGPGVVYLEDCWKPCLKQIHPGWLLAFRLVSFFTMASILTYDVVVDGWTVFLYYTQWTFLLVTLYFGLGSVLSIYGCYQHAYKTSGGGSDADHGSYIIVPAGESGYDNGTKTSCFSRTHDGREIAGFWGYLFQIMFQTNAGAVMITDLVFWFILYPFLARNQYDMNFLLIGTHSINAVFIIGDTALNSLRFPWFRIAYFMMWTGIFVTAQWIIHANVSIWWPYPFLDLTYPGAPIWYLVVALLHLPCYGLFALVLRLKQSLLQRCFCNSYT; encoded by the exons atgctcatgctcatggacACCACCGACCCGAGCTACTGGCTCAACTGGAAGTTCCTGCTCTGCGCCACCTGGGTCTACTCATGCATGGCGCTGGCCTGCTACCTGATCTGGAAGTACGAGGGGCCCAGTTCGCCGGCCGGCAATGGCGACCGAGTCGACGCAGAGGAAGCGCAGCCCAGGGTCGGACCGGGAGTCGTGTATCTTGAGGACTGCTGGAAGCCCTGCCTTAAGCAGATCCATCCTGGATGGCTGCTGGCGTTTCGCCTCGTGTCATTCTTCACTATGGCTTCCATACTTACCTATGATGTTGTTGTCGACGGATGGACCGTCTTCCTGTACTACACCCA GTGGACGTTCTTGCTTGTCACCTTGTATTTTGGG CTTGGCTCGGTGCTTTCAATTTATGGATGCTATCAGCATGCTTACAAGACGAGTGGGGGTGGATCTGATGCAGATCATGGCTCATATATCATTGTTCCAGCAGGGGAAAGCGGATATGACAATGGCACTAAGACTTCTTGTTTCAGTAGAACACATGATGGCCGGGAAATTGCAGGATTTTGGGGTTACCTGTTCCAAATCATGTTCCAG ACAAATGCAGGTGCTGTGATGATTACTGATCTGGTGTTTTGGTTCATCCTCTACCCTTTCCTTGCCCGCAATCAATATGATATGAATTTT TTGCTGATTGGAACACATTCAATCAATGCTGTCTTCATAATTGGTGACACCGCTCTTAATAGCTTG CGTTTCCCGTGGTTTAGAATAGCATATTTCATGATGTGGACAGGCATATTTGTTACTGCTCAGTGGATCATCCATGCCAATGTGTCGATTTG GTGGCCTTACCCGTTTCTGGACTTGACATACCCTGGAGCACCTATATG GTACTTGGTGGTAGCGTTGCTGCACTTGCCTTGCTACGGTCTATTCGCCCTTGTTCTGAGGCTCAAACAATCCCTGCTGCAAAGGTGCTTCTGTAACAGCTACACGTAG
- the LOC127341193 gene encoding ADP,ATP carrier protein ER-ANT1, producing the protein MGAAAAAAAAAATSAGDEHHHQEHHQRRTARRAAADFAMGGAAAVVAKTGAAPVERVKLLLQNQAEMLRRGSLTRPYAGIADAFARVLRDEGAAALWRGNQANVIRYFPTQACNFAFKGYFKTLFGYDKEKDGKWKWLAGNVASGSAAGATTSSLLYHLDYARTRLATDSIESRQNKRQFRGLLDVYRKTLKTDGIPGLYRGFSVSIVGITLYRGLYFGIYDTMKPLVLVGPLEGNFLASFALGWSITTFSGACAYPFDTLRRRMMLTSLQPFKYRNAFHAVKHIVATEGFFTLFRGVGANILSGMAGAGVLSGYDQLQRLAGQHDYKFESKMKQGVLK; encoded by the exons ATGGGCGCTGctgcggcggcggccgccgccgccgccacgagcGCCGGAGACGAGCACCACCACCAGGAGCACCACCAGCGGCGCACGgcgaggagggcggcggcggacTTCGCGATGGGCGGCGCGGCGGCCGTGGTGGCCAAGACGGGGGCGGCGCCGGTGGAGCGCGTGAAGCTGCTGCTGCAGAACCAGGCGGAGATGCTGCGCCGCGGGAGCCTCACGCGCCCCTACGCGGGCATCGCCGACGCCTTCGCGCGCGTGCTCCGCgacgagggcgccgccgcgctctggcgcggcaaccAGGCCAACGTCATCCGATACTTCCCCACCCAG GCTTGTAACTTTGCGTTCAAAGGCTACTTCAAGACTCTCTTCGGCTATGACAAGGAGAAGGACGGGAAGTGGAAATGGCTAGCTGGAAATGTAGCATCTGGCAGTGCTGCGGGAGCTACAACGTCCTCACTGCTATACCATCTGGACTATGCACGGACACGGCTAGCTACTGACTCAATTGAGTCTCGACAAAACAAGCGTCAGTTCAGGGGGTTGCTAGATGTCTACAGGAAGACACTCAAAACTGATGGTATTCCTGGACTGTACCGAGGTTTCAGCGTGTCTATtgttggtatcactctataccgggGTCTCTATTTTGGCATCTACGACACCATGAAGCCTCTCGTCCTAGTAGGGCCGTTGGAG ggaaatttcctggccagttttGCCTTGGGATGGTCAATAACTACGTTCTCTGGGGCATGTGCCTATCCATTCGACACACTTCGACGAAGAATGATGTTGACTTCATTGCAACCGTTCAAATACAGGAACGCCTTCCATGCCGTAAAACACATAGTTGCCACAGAAGGGTTCTTCACGCTGTTTCGAGGGGTTGGTGCAAATATCCTCTCAGGAATGGCCGGAGCTGGAGTTCTCTCCGGGTACGACCAGCTCCAGCGGCTCGCAGGCCAGCATGACTACAAGTTCGAGAGCAAGATGAAACAAGGGGTGTTGAAATGA
- the LOC139837892 gene encoding uncharacterized protein: protein MAGSMTVREVLYLYSVARQAYERFVSICGNPEQAKNAVALLVWLDQGTVPAIHHVPSISPTAVATVAAEANDILDCLRHQEPMVPAIPLISALCQDGNVDPRFFAFHQDLVVRGVADILDGVGKLIFDDRLHVLLTRYQTGLVGNPPELMAPYSSEPVAVSEDCCSMFITFSKGMPINREEIFEYFRQKWGDCVVRVLMEKTSGGNAPMYGRIIFKSEAFVRIVLNGQRLVKITVGYRQMWLRKYIPRPTND, encoded by the exons ATGGCGGGTAGTATGACTGTGCGTGAGGTGTTGTACTTGTACAGCGTGGCACGACAAGCGTACGAGCGGTTCGTGTCCATCTGCGGCAACCCGGAGCAGGCCAAGAACGCGGTAGCTCTACTGGTTTGGCTGGACCAGGGCACCGTCCCCGCCATCCACCACGTGCCCAGCATCAGCCCCACCGCTGTCGCCACCGTCGCCGCCGAGGCCAACGACATCCTCGACTGCCTCCGCCATCAAGAGCCCATGGTCCCTGCCATCCCGCTCATCTCTGCGCTCTGCCAGGATGGCAATGTCGACCCACGCTTCTTTGCCTTCCACCAAGACCTCGTTGTGAGGGGAGTGGCTGATATCCTCGACGGTGTTGGAAAGCTCATATTTGATGATCGGCTGCATGTGTTGCTCACGAGGTACCAGACTGGGCTTGTTGGCAACCCACCGGAGCTGATGGCGCCGTATAGTAGTGAGCCGGTGGCTGTGTCGGAGGACTGCTGCTCCATGTTCATCACCTTCTCCAAGGGCATGCCTATCAACCGCGAAGAGATCTTCGAATACTTCAGACA GAAGTGGGGTGACTGTGTTGTGAGGGTGCTAATGGAGAAGACATCAGGTGGCAACGCGCCGATGTATGGCcgcatcatcttcaagagtgaggcGTTCGTGAGGATCGTGCTCAACGGACAGAGACTCGTCAAGATTACCGTCGGGTACCGTCAGATGTGGCTCCGCAAGTACATCCCCAGGCCTACAAACGACTGA